A window of the Henckelia pumila isolate YLH828 chromosome 3, ASM3356847v2, whole genome shotgun sequence genome harbors these coding sequences:
- the LOC140888860 gene encoding transcription factor TGA9-like has translation MGFRSMRVQSDQEIEESKSSDSGSALTKPESESPISTKASSDHHQTATAAAAEKDSDHKHNHLQPPLKQYSHIEMESGSGSPRTVGNSQPKSAAKQTPEKTLRRLAQNREAARKSRLRKKAYVQQLESSRMRLTQLEQDLQSARSQGLFLGGGVTIGNISSAGAIFDMEYSRWLDDDLGHMSELRAAVQSHLSDADLRVIVDGYIAHYDEIFQLKGIAAKSDVFHLITGTWATPVERCYLWMGGFRPSDLIKMLIPQLDPLTEQQLVGICGLQQSSQQAEDALTQGLDQLHQSLLQTIANSSLNDSMPHMVIALSKLANLEGFVRQADNLRQQTLHQLRRILTVRQAARCFLVMGEYYGRLRALSSLWASRPREVLVTDANNSCQMTMDLQSSHNQFSNF, from the exons ATGGGTTTTCGTTCTAT GAGAGTTCAAAGTGATCAGGAGATCGAAGAGAGTAAAAGTAGTGATTCAGGATCAGCACTAACAAAGCCGGAATCTGAATCTCCGATCAGCACAAAGGCATCATCGGACCACCACCAGACGGCAACGGCTGCGGCGGCGGAGAAGGATTCTGACCACAAGCACAACCACCTTCAGCCACCGTTGAAACAATATTCACATATAGAGATGGAAAGTGGAAGTGGGAGTCCAAGAACAGTAGGAAATTCACAGCCCAAATCAGCTGCCAAACAAACTCCAGAAAAg acACTCAGACGTTTAGCTCAAAATAGGGAAGCAGCAAGGAAGAGCAGGCTTAGGAAAAAG GCCTATGTTCAACAGCTAGAATCAAGCAGGATGAGGCTCACTCAACTTGAGCAAGACCTTCAGAGTGCAAGGTCTCAG GGTCTTTTCTTAGGAGGTGGTGTTACAATTGGGAATATCAGCTCTG CCGGTGCCATATTTGACATGGAGTATTCAAGATGGCTAGATGATGATCTAGGCCATATGTCTGAACTTAGAGCAGCAGTTCAATCACATTTATCCGACGCGGACCTAAGGGTGATAGTCGATGGATACATTGCTCACTACGATGAAATCTTTCAACTCAAAGGAATCGCCGCCAAGTCCGACGTCTTCCACCTGATCACAGGGACGTGGGCTACTCCGGTCGAGAGGTGTTATCTTTGGATGGGCGGTTTCCGCCCTTCCGATCTCATCAAG ATGTTAATACCGCAATTAGACCCCTTAACGGAGCAACAATTAGTGGGAATATGTGGTCTCCAGCAGTCGTCACAGCAGGCAGAGGATGCTCTCACTCAAGGGCTCGACCAACTACACCAATCTTTACTCCAAACCATTGCCAACTCTTCTCTAAATGACAGCATGCCTCACATGGTCATCGCACTGAGTAAACTCGCGAACCTCGAAGGTTTCGTTCGCCAG GCTGATAATTTAAGACAACAGACTCTTCATCAGTTGCGTCGGATATTAACGGTTCGACAAGCAGCGCGATGCTTCTTGGTGATGGGGGAGTACTACGGTCGATTGCGGGCTCTTAGTTCTTTATGGGCATCTCGTCCTAGAGA GGTTTTGGTCACGGATGCAAATAATTCTTGCCAAATGACCATGGATTTACAAAGTTCACATAACCAATTCTCAAACTTCTGA
- the LOC140892407 gene encoding uncharacterized protein, giving the protein MVFRRLFNLMMGCLGLSKRPDLPVVTVDSSGVDLQMMDSPRVRLSDGRFLAYRERGVPKYKSTFRIVVIHGFGSSKDMNFMASQEVLDELGIYLLLFDRAGYGESDPNPKRSLKSEASDIEELADKLQLGSKFFVLGVSLGCYPAWSCLKRIPNRLAGVALVVPHINYKWPSLPNDLTKDDYRKGLSKWAVFVASHSPGLLHWWLTQKLFPSSTVLDRNPKFFSNKDLEVLKHTPGYQLLSRNKVRNRVVFDSLRRDFIVAFGKWEFDPMDICDPYPQKENMVHIWQGREDKVVPYQLQRYVSKKLPWIRYHEVLDGGHLLVYDGVVCEAILRSLVFGEDPSLYRPQAED; this is encoded by the exons ATGGTGTTTAGGAGATTGTTTAATTTGATGATGGGTTGTTTGGGGTTATCAAAGCGGCCTGATCTTCCTGTGGTCACCGTCGATTCCTCAGGAGTTGATTTGCAAATGATGGATTCACCAAGAGTTAGGTTAAGTGATGGGAGATTCTTGGCTTATAGAGAAAGAGGAGTGCCCAAGTACAAGTCCACTTTCAGAATAGTTGTAATTCATGGATTTGGGAGCTCCAAAGACATGAACTTCATGGCTTCCCAA GAAGTTTTAGATGAGTTGGGTATATACCTTTTGCTATTTGATCGAGCCGGATATGGTGAAAGTGATCCAAACCCGAAAAGATCATTAAAGAGTGAAGCTTCTGACATTGAGGAATTAGCTGATAAGCTACAATTGGGATCCAAATTCTTTGTTCTTGGAGTCTCCCTTGGATGTTACCCTGCCTGGAGTTGCCTCAAACGAATACCCAACCG ATTAGCAGGTGTTGCACTTGTTGTTCCACACATAAATTATAAATGGCCATCTCTTCCGAATGATCTTACAAAGGACGATTACCGTAAGGGCCTTTCAAAATGGGCTGTTTTCGTTGCGAGCCACTCTCCCGGATTATTGCATTGGTGGCTGACTCAGAAACTGTTTCCATCTTCAACTGTCCTTGACCGAAACCCAAAATTTTTTAGCAATAAAGATTTAGAGGTGTTGAAGCACACACCAGGGTACCAATTGCTTAGTAGG AACAAGGTGAGGAATCGAGTTGTATTTGACTCCCTACGACGCGACTTTATCGTTGCTTTTGGCAAGTGGGAGTTTGATCCAATGGACATATGTGATCCATACCCTCAAAAGGAAAACATGGTCCACATCTGGCAGGGCCGTGAGGACAAGGTTGTGCCATACCAGTTGCAAAGATACGTCTCCAAAAAGTTGCCATGGATTCGGTATCATGAAGTGCTGGATGGAGGGCATTTGCTGGTGTATGATGGTGTAGTCTGCGAAGCCATTTTGAGGTCTCTAGTGTTCGGAGAAGATCCTTCGTTGTATCGACCTCAAGCAGAGGACTAA
- the LOC140890604 gene encoding uncharacterized protein isoform X1, translated as MAGNQTKRVSAASARAHTRKSNRGGRKAFKLSSNMIALIVAVVGCFLGYAYLSLRAPPPKICGSPGGPSVTSPRIKLSDGRHLAYKERGVSKEEANYKIVVTHGFDDSKDFRLAISEELIKELQIYILSFDRAGYGESDPNPKRSIRSEAFDIQELVDGLQLGPKFYLLGMSIGAYPVYSCLKYIPHRLSGVALVVPFVNYWWRCFPAHLSKEALGTMLVQDQWTFRIAHYAPWMFHWWMTQKWFPSMSIMEGKMDIFSPSDLEIIKQLSEDPMEGPEKVRQQGVFECLHRDMTVAFGKWEFDPTDITDPFPNKEGSVHIWQGYKDKMIPFTLNRYISQKLPWIHYHEVPDAGHLMIYNSTHCEAIIKALVSA; from the exons ACATGATTGCCCTAATAGTTGCAGTAGTGGGGTGTTTTCTTGGATATGCTTATCTTTCACTAAGAGCTCCTCCTCCCAAAATATGCGGCTCACCTGGTGGTCCTTCTGTGACATCACCAAGGATCAAACTTAGTGATGGGAGGCATTTGGCGTATAAGGAGAGGGGTGTTTCAAAAGAAGAAGCCAATTACAAGATTGTCGTTACTcatggctttgatgactctaaaGACTTCCGTTTGGCCATATCTGAG GAACTCATAAAGGAGCTCCAAATTTATATCCTGTCATTTGATCGTGCGGGCTATGGAGAAAGCGACCCAAATCCTAAACGGTCAATACGAAGTGAAGCATTTGATATTCAAGAACTTGTTGATGGGTTGCAACTGGGGCCCAAATTTTACTTGCTTGGCATGTCCATTGGAGCATATCCTGTTTACAGCTGCCTAAAATACATCCCTCATAG ATTGTCCGGAGTCGCACTTGTAGTGCCTTTTGTAAATTACTGGTGGCGCTGCTTTCCTGCCCATTTATCAAAAGAAGCCTTAGGGACGATGCTTGTACAAGATCAATGGACATTTCGAATCGCACATTATGCTCCATGGATGTTTCACTGGTGGATGACTCAAAAATGGTTCCCCTCGATGAGTATTATGGAAGGAAAGATGGACATTTTCAGCCCCTCAGACCTGGAAATTATAAAACAGTTGTCCGAAGATCCAATGGAGGGTCCG GAGAAAGTACGGCAACAAGGTGTGTTCGAGTGTTTGCATCGAGACATGACGGTTGCATTTGGGAAATGGGAATTTGATCCCACGGATATCACTGATCCTTTTCCAAACAAAGAGGGCTCAGTTCATATTTGGCAAGGATATAAAGATAAGATGATTCCTTTCACTCTGAATAGATATATATCACAAAAACTTCCATGGATTCATTACCACGAGGTTCCCGATGCCGGCCATCTGATGATCTATAATTCGACACATTGTGAAGCCATCATCAAGGCGCTTGTTTCGGCATAA
- the LOC140890604 gene encoding uncharacterized protein isoform X2 has protein sequence MIALIVAVVGCFLGYAYLSLRAPPPKICGSPGGPSVTSPRIKLSDGRHLAYKERGVSKEEANYKIVVTHGFDDSKDFRLAISEELIKELQIYILSFDRAGYGESDPNPKRSIRSEAFDIQELVDGLQLGPKFYLLGMSIGAYPVYSCLKYIPHRLSGVALVVPFVNYWWRCFPAHLSKEALGTMLVQDQWTFRIAHYAPWMFHWWMTQKWFPSMSIMEGKMDIFSPSDLEIIKQLSEDPMEGPEKVRQQGVFECLHRDMTVAFGKWEFDPTDITDPFPNKEGSVHIWQGYKDKMIPFTLNRYISQKLPWIHYHEVPDAGHLMIYNSTHCEAIIKALVSA, from the exons ATGATTGCCCTAATAGTTGCAGTAGTGGGGTGTTTTCTTGGATATGCTTATCTTTCACTAAGAGCTCCTCCTCCCAAAATATGCGGCTCACCTGGTGGTCCTTCTGTGACATCACCAAGGATCAAACTTAGTGATGGGAGGCATTTGGCGTATAAGGAGAGGGGTGTTTCAAAAGAAGAAGCCAATTACAAGATTGTCGTTACTcatggctttgatgactctaaaGACTTCCGTTTGGCCATATCTGAG GAACTCATAAAGGAGCTCCAAATTTATATCCTGTCATTTGATCGTGCGGGCTATGGAGAAAGCGACCCAAATCCTAAACGGTCAATACGAAGTGAAGCATTTGATATTCAAGAACTTGTTGATGGGTTGCAACTGGGGCCCAAATTTTACTTGCTTGGCATGTCCATTGGAGCATATCCTGTTTACAGCTGCCTAAAATACATCCCTCATAG ATTGTCCGGAGTCGCACTTGTAGTGCCTTTTGTAAATTACTGGTGGCGCTGCTTTCCTGCCCATTTATCAAAAGAAGCCTTAGGGACGATGCTTGTACAAGATCAATGGACATTTCGAATCGCACATTATGCTCCATGGATGTTTCACTGGTGGATGACTCAAAAATGGTTCCCCTCGATGAGTATTATGGAAGGAAAGATGGACATTTTCAGCCCCTCAGACCTGGAAATTATAAAACAGTTGTCCGAAGATCCAATGGAGGGTCCG GAGAAAGTACGGCAACAAGGTGTGTTCGAGTGTTTGCATCGAGACATGACGGTTGCATTTGGGAAATGGGAATTTGATCCCACGGATATCACTGATCCTTTTCCAAACAAAGAGGGCTCAGTTCATATTTGGCAAGGATATAAAGATAAGATGATTCCTTTCACTCTGAATAGATATATATCACAAAAACTTCCATGGATTCATTACCACGAGGTTCCCGATGCCGGCCATCTGATGATCTATAATTCGACACATTGTGAAGCCATCATCAAGGCGCTTGTTTCGGCATAA